Within the Flavobacterium sp. CG_23.5 genome, the region AACGGTCACAAAATGCACTCCTTTAGAAGGATTTCAAATAGCGAAAGAAAGTTTATTATCCGGAAAAGGACTTTTATCTTTGAACAAATTGAAAGATTTAAGTATTTAAAGATTTAAAAATTATGACAAAATCGTTTGAAGAGTTTGATGTTTATAATAAAGGGATCGTATTAGCAAAATTAGTTTTTGAATTATTAAATAGTAAAACATTTGAAAAAGAATTTGGTTTCAAAGATCAGATAAAAAGAGCTGTCATTTCAATTACAAACAATATAGCAGAAGGCTCTGAATATAATAATAACAAACAACTCATTAGATATTTGAAAATCTCAAAAGGAAGTTGTGCAGAAGTTAGAAGTATGCTAATTTTATCTCGAGAACTAGGCTTTTGTTCTCAAACAGAAATTGAAGAAGGCTATAAAATAAGTATAGAAATATCTCAAAATTTATCCAATTTTATTAAATATTTAATCACTAAAATCAAAGACTAATATTTATTCAGATTGGAATTTTTCAATCTTTAAATTTTTCAATCTTTAAATTAAAATAAATGAACATCCTAGATAAAATAATAGTCGATAAAAAAAGAGAAGTCATTCTCAAGAAATCAATCATTCCTGTTTCACAATTGGAAGCGTCGATTTTCTTCGAAAAAAAGACGATTTCGTTGCGTGATAATTTGTTAAACAGTACCTCTGGAATAATTGCCGAGCATAAACGCCGTTCGCCTTCTAAAGCGGAAATAAATTATAGTTTTACGGTTGAAGAAGTAACAAAAGGCTATGAAGATGCGGGCGCTTGCGGAATTTCAGTTTTAACGGATGGAAAATATTTCGGTGGTTCCTTGGACGATTTACTTTTGGCAAGAGCCACAGTAAGTATTCCTTTATTGCGAAAAGAATTTATTGTTGATGAATACCAAATACTGGAAGCCAAAGCACACGGAGCCGATTTGATTCTACTAATAGCAGCCGTTTTAACGAGAGACGAAATCAAAACCTTATCTGAATTTGCTAAAAGTCTTGGACTAGAAGTTTTATTGGAAGTCCACAATCAGGAAGAATTGGAAAAATCGATTATGCCAACATTAGACATGATTGGGGTAAATAACAGAAACCTAAAAACTTTCGAAGTGAGTTTGGATTTCAGCAAGCAATTAGCAGCACAAATCCCAAATGATTTCGTAAAAGTATCCGAAAGCGGAATTTCATCTATTGAAGCAATTAATGAATTAAAACCTTGCGGTTACAAAGGATTTTTGATTGGAGAAAACTTTATGAAAACGGATAATGCCGGTAAAGCAGCAAGCGAATTTATTTCAAAATTAGTATGAAATTAAGCTATTTACAGGTTAATTAATGAACACAATAATAGAATGCAAAAATTATTTTTATTTCTCTTTTTTATAAGTTTTACCTCATTTTCACAAATTAGGTATTACAAAATTAATTATGGTGATTTACCCCAATCAATTGAACTTATAGAAAATGATAATGGCCAATTTAAAGGAAGTATAAATACGGAATTAGATAAGGGCAATTGGGATATTAATTGGTTAAATAGAACTTGGAGAAAGCTTTGGAAAATAGAAACCAAAAAAAAATCTATTATTGATACATTAAGTGAAGACCTAGTTAAAAATTTAATGTACCAATTAGAAAAAGACGGAATTGAAACAATTAAAAATTGTAAAGATGATACAGATTGCAATAATATTGGTTTTCTTGATGGTTCAAGCACATCCTTTAAAATTAAAACTAAAAAAAATGACCGTGAATATTATTTCAGTGAAATATATCCAATTTTAAAAGATAATAGAGAAACTAATGAGATAAGAAAACAAGCCCAAAATATTATAACTACATTGGATAGATTTATCAGCCAAAAAGAAAGTTTTTCCAAAGCGATTAAACAATTACCAAGGGGTAAATACTACTATTTTAGTGGTATTTCCATTTGCAGAATTAATAATAATAAAAAAAGGAAATAAGCAACATTATTGAGAAATGCATATACTAAAATTCAAAAGATGAAACTCAAAATCTGCGGCATGAAATATCCCGATAATATTCTCGAAGTAGGCTCGCTCGTACCCGATTATATGGGTTTTATATTCTGGAAGAAATCAGCTCGATATTTTGACGGAGTGATTCCAGATTTACCAAAATCAATTAAAAAAGTGGGCGTTTTTGTAAACGAAACTGCCGAAGTAATTTTGGCGAAAGTCATAAAATATGATTTGCAAGCTATTCAATTACACGGTCACGAATCCGTTGAATTTTGTTTAAATTTAAAAAATGAATTAGATTCTAAAATCGAGATAATTAAAGTTTTTTCGGTCGATGATGATTTTGATTTTGAAGTATTGAAACCATTTGAAGCGGTTTGTGACTATTTCCTTTTTGATACCAAAGGAAAATTACCCGGCGGAAACGGAACTACGTTCGACTGGAAAGTATTAGAAAAGTACCCTTCAAGCAAACCATTCTTTTTAAGTGGTGGAATTGGAATTGAGGAATTGGAAGCAGTTAAAGAAATATCAAAAAGCAATTTACCCCTTTACGCCATTGATGTAAACAGTAAATTTGAAATAGAACCCGGATTAAAAAACATAAACCTTGTACGGACAGGTCGCGACCTATCCCTGTAAAAAATAAAAAATAAAAATCATGTCATACAACGTCAACGAAAAAGGCTATTACGGAGAATTTGGAGGAGCCTACATTCCTGAAATGTTATATCCAAATGTAGAAGAATTACGTCAGCAATATCTGAAAATTACAGCTGAACCTGAGTTTCAAGAAGAATTTGAGGCACTTTTAAAAGATTATGTAGGTCGCCCTACTCCACTTTATTTTGCAAAGCGCTTATCAGAACAATACAACACCAAAATCTACTTAAAAAGAGAAGATTTGTGTCATACCGGTGCGCATAAAGTCAACAATACTATTGGACAAATCCTTTTGGCAAAACGTTTGGGCAAAACCAGAATCATCGCCGAAACCGGTGCCGGTCAACATGGCGTGGCAACGGCCACCGTTTGTGCGCTAATGGGATTGGAATGTATTGTGTACATGGGTGAAATCGACATCAAGCGTCAAGCGCCAAATGTGGCTCGAATGAAAATGTTAGGTGCCGAAGTTCGTCCCGCACTTTCCGGTTCAAAAACCTTAAAAGACGCCACAAATGAAGCCATTCGCGATTGGATTAACAACCCAGTTGATACCTATTACATTATTGGATCTGTGGTAGGACCACATCCTTATCCGGATATGGTGGCCCGTTTTCAAAGTGTAATTTCTAAGGAGATCAAAGAACAATTACTGGAAAAAGAAGGACGAGAAAATCCGGATTATGTCATCGCTTGCGTAGGAGGCGGAAGCAATGCCGCAGGAACTTATTATCATTTTCTAGACAACGAAGACGTGAAAATTATTGCAGTAGAAGCAGCCGGTTTAGGTGTTGATTCTGGCGAGAGTGCCGCTACATCAGCTTTAGGAAAAGTGGGTGTCATTCACGGCAGTAAAACGCTGTTAATGCAAACTACGGATGGCCAAATCACCGAACCGTACTCCATTTCAGCAGGACTTGATTACCCAGGTGTAGGTCCTATGCATGCTAATTTATTCACCACTGGCAGAGCACAATTCATCTCGATAACTGATGAGCAAGCCATGCAATGGGGAATCAAATTATCCCAAATGGAAGGTCTTATTCCCGCCATCGAAAGTGCGCATGCCTTTGCCGTTCTCGACGAAATGAAATTCAAACCAGAGGATATTGTAGTAATCAATCTTTCCGGTCGTGGCGACAAAGATTTGAATACTTACATCGATTATTTTAAATTATAGCTGGGTTTATCTCGTCCCGAAGTGTCGGGATATTTTCGGGGCGTTCCCTTGCTTTCACTAGCGTTACAGCAAGGTCAGGCTTTCCGTTACAATCTTTTTTATCTTGTTAAAAAAACAAGATAAAAAAGGATTTTCACTGTAATCCTTAACGCAAACCCAACAACATTAAATGAATTCAGATTGACATTTTTAAAATAGAAACTATGGAAAAATTATTCACTTACGGCAGTCTGCAACATGATGAAGTACAACAAGACCTTTTTGGGCGCTCACTACAAGGAACGCCTGAAACGTTAATTGGTTATGTGGTAAAACAAATTCAAATCGAAGAAGAATTTGGATTAGTTCAATATCCCATCATCGTGGAAACGCATAAACCCGAAGACACTATAAACGGAATTGTGTACACCATTTCGTCCCAAGAACTTCGCCAGTGTGATCTTTACGAAGGAGTACATTATAAACGTGTTGAGGTTCATTTGCAATCGGAACAAAAAGCTTGGGCTTACAGCGCTTCAATATAAGTTGTTACATTAAATAAACCTGTAAGAATTAAAACTTACAGAAGCTACTAAAAATTATAAAATACCCCCTAACCTCTCGATAAAATTAGGAGAAGAGTTCTGAATAGGGAAATAAAAAAACTAAAATGAATCGAATAAATCAAAAATTACAAGAGACTAAAAAGATACTTTCTATCTATTTCTCAGCGGGATATCCCAACTTAAATGACACCGTACAAATCATTCAGGATTTAGAAAAAAACGGCGTTGATATGATCGAAATCGGATTGCCGTTTAGCGATCCATTGGCTGATGGACCAACCATTCAAGCCAGTTCAACCCAAGCCCTACATAACGGAATGACAACGCAAGTTTTGTTTGACCAATTAAAGGA harbors:
- a CDS encoding four helix bundle protein; this translates as MTKSFEEFDVYNKGIVLAKLVFELLNSKTFEKEFGFKDQIKRAVISITNNIAEGSEYNNNKQLIRYLKISKGSCAEVRSMLILSRELGFCSQTEIEEGYKISIEISQNLSNFIKYLITKIKD
- the trpC gene encoding indole-3-glycerol phosphate synthase TrpC; amino-acid sequence: MNILDKIIVDKKREVILKKSIIPVSQLEASIFFEKKTISLRDNLLNSTSGIIAEHKRRSPSKAEINYSFTVEEVTKGYEDAGACGISVLTDGKYFGGSLDDLLLARATVSIPLLRKEFIVDEYQILEAKAHGADLILLIAAVLTRDEIKTLSEFAKSLGLEVLLEVHNQEELEKSIMPTLDMIGVNNRNLKTFEVSLDFSKQLAAQIPNDFVKVSESGISSIEAINELKPCGYKGFLIGENFMKTDNAGKAASEFISKLV
- a CDS encoding phosphoribosylanthranilate isomerase; translation: MKLKICGMKYPDNILEVGSLVPDYMGFIFWKKSARYFDGVIPDLPKSIKKVGVFVNETAEVILAKVIKYDLQAIQLHGHESVEFCLNLKNELDSKIEIIKVFSVDDDFDFEVLKPFEAVCDYFLFDTKGKLPGGNGTTFDWKVLEKYPSSKPFFLSGGIGIEELEAVKEISKSNLPLYAIDVNSKFEIEPGLKNINLVRTGRDLSL
- the trpB gene encoding tryptophan synthase subunit beta → MSYNVNEKGYYGEFGGAYIPEMLYPNVEELRQQYLKITAEPEFQEEFEALLKDYVGRPTPLYFAKRLSEQYNTKIYLKREDLCHTGAHKVNNTIGQILLAKRLGKTRIIAETGAGQHGVATATVCALMGLECIVYMGEIDIKRQAPNVARMKMLGAEVRPALSGSKTLKDATNEAIRDWINNPVDTYYIIGSVVGPHPYPDMVARFQSVISKEIKEQLLEKEGRENPDYVIACVGGGSNAAGTYYHFLDNEDVKIIAVEAAGLGVDSGESAATSALGKVGVIHGSKTLLMQTTDGQITEPYSISAGLDYPGVGPMHANLFTTGRAQFISITDEQAMQWGIKLSQMEGLIPAIESAHAFAVLDEMKFKPEDIVVINLSGRGDKDLNTYIDYFKL
- a CDS encoding gamma-glutamylcyclotransferase family protein, which produces MEKLFTYGSLQHDEVQQDLFGRSLQGTPETLIGYVVKQIQIEEEFGLVQYPIIVETHKPEDTINGIVYTISSQELRQCDLYEGVHYKRVEVHLQSEQKAWAYSASI